One stretch of Aquimarina sp. Aq107 DNA includes these proteins:
- a CDS encoding heparinase II/III family protein, translated as MIQSPLHTIRLRLGILCLTLTLSILSFGCTKKENTASTKTEIKNQKPTLSLSTSEANEIKKLLNTNDVLKVSFEQHKEKADKAIKNGIEVPLPKDPGGGYTHEKHKRNYGEMYSAGISYIITEDTKYSKFVTDMLLAYAKMYPNLPLHPKSKKNHPAGKLFWQGLNESVWLVNSIQAYNLVSDVISEENKKIIEDQVFKKVAEFISVDSKKTFNKIHNHGTWAVAGVGMTGYVLKDQDMVDRALYGSNKDKETGFLKQIDMLFSPEGYYSEGPYYQRYAMMPFMLFAQAIQINQPDLKIFEYRDQLLGKAVTTVLQLTDENGAFFPFNDALKEKNYLTSELIFASNIAYAYYKDSSLLPITLAHKKVSISGAGLEVAKALKSYKPKPYEKKPLLITDGKDGTDGGLALLRMSNGKKDKKLTTVFKFASQGMGHGHFDRLSIFLYDGKQEILQDYGAARFLNVESKQGGRYLPENKTWAKQTIAHNTVTVDESSQFGANVKESSKVNPKLLFSNLKDTNLQIVSAKEENAYPGVHMQRTLALVKNEASERPPFIIDVYAIAANEAHQYDLNFMYQGQVMETNFEYLKENTLNPLGTKNGYQHLWKLAEGKSNQNFATLTWLNQNSFYSISSLIDKESNMVFSSLGANDPNFNLRNEASYMLRENNKKDHVFVNVIEPHGNFDPKLESVQNPHSDIKNIELIFSDDSYTIVEVTFKNNESYTLTVVNKDHDPHKQHEITIDNRTYQWTGNYNLKTN; from the coding sequence ATGATCCAATCACCTTTACATACTATTCGGTTAAGGTTAGGCATTCTTTGCCTAACCCTAACTCTTAGTATTCTAAGTTTTGGCTGTACTAAAAAAGAAAACACAGCATCAACCAAAACAGAGATTAAAAATCAAAAACCAACACTTTCTTTATCTACTTCTGAAGCTAATGAAATAAAAAAATTACTAAACACTAACGATGTTTTAAAAGTCTCCTTTGAACAACATAAAGAAAAAGCAGACAAAGCAATTAAGAATGGTATTGAAGTGCCTCTCCCAAAAGACCCTGGTGGTGGATATACACATGAAAAACATAAACGCAATTATGGAGAAATGTATTCTGCAGGAATTTCATATATAATTACTGAAGACACTAAATACTCCAAGTTTGTTACTGATATGTTATTAGCGTATGCTAAAATGTATCCTAATTTACCTTTACATCCAAAGAGTAAAAAAAATCACCCAGCTGGAAAGCTTTTCTGGCAAGGATTAAATGAAAGTGTTTGGTTAGTTAATTCAATACAAGCATATAATCTGGTAAGTGATGTAATTTCTGAAGAAAATAAGAAAATAATAGAAGACCAAGTTTTTAAGAAAGTAGCAGAATTTATTAGCGTTGATTCTAAAAAAACCTTCAATAAAATACATAACCATGGAACCTGGGCAGTAGCGGGCGTAGGTATGACAGGATATGTTCTCAAAGATCAGGATATGGTCGACCGTGCTTTGTACGGTAGTAATAAAGATAAAGAAACAGGTTTTCTTAAACAGATAGATATGCTTTTTTCTCCGGAAGGATACTATTCTGAAGGTCCTTATTATCAGCGATATGCTATGATGCCTTTTATGCTTTTCGCTCAAGCTATCCAGATCAATCAACCTGATCTTAAAATCTTTGAATACCGAGATCAATTATTAGGTAAAGCGGTAACCACAGTATTGCAACTAACTGACGAAAATGGAGCATTTTTTCCTTTTAATGATGCATTAAAAGAAAAAAACTATTTAACCAGTGAATTGATATTTGCCAGCAATATTGCATACGCCTACTATAAAGATAGCTCGCTACTGCCTATTACTTTAGCACACAAAAAGGTTAGCATATCAGGTGCAGGACTTGAAGTAGCTAAAGCTTTGAAAAGTTATAAACCAAAACCATACGAAAAAAAACCACTACTAATTACAGACGGAAAAGATGGAACCGATGGAGGTTTAGCATTATTACGTATGTCTAATGGTAAAAAAGATAAAAAACTTACCACTGTTTTTAAATTTGCTTCTCAAGGGATGGGACATGGTCATTTTGATCGATTGTCGATATTTCTGTATGATGGAAAACAAGAAATTTTACAAGATTATGGAGCTGCAAGGTTTCTAAACGTAGAATCAAAACAAGGAGGAAGATATTTACCAGAAAACAAAACGTGGGCAAAACAAACTATAGCGCATAATACAGTTACTGTAGATGAGTCTTCTCAATTTGGAGCTAACGTAAAAGAATCGAGTAAAGTAAATCCAAAACTTCTTTTTTCTAACCTGAAAGACACTAATCTACAAATTGTTAGTGCTAAAGAAGAAAATGCATACCCAGGAGTTCATATGCAAAGAACGCTAGCCTTAGTAAAAAATGAAGCTTCAGAAAGACCTCCTTTTATTATTGATGTATATGCTATTGCTGCTAATGAAGCTCATCAATACGATCTAAACTTTATGTATCAAGGGCAAGTAATGGAAACTAATTTTGAGTATCTCAAAGAAAACACATTAAACCCACTTGGAACTAAAAATGGATACCAACATCTATGGAAACTTGCAGAAGGTAAGAGTAATCAAAATTTTGCAACGTTAACTTGGTTAAACCAAAACAGCTTCTACTCTATCTCAAGTCTTATAGACAAGGAAAGTAATATGGTCTTTTCGAGTCTAGGAGCTAACGATCCTAATTTTAATCTTAGAAATGAAGCTTCCTACATGCTAAGAGAAAACAACAAGAAGGATCATGTTTTCGTAAACGTCATAGAACCTCATGGAAATTTTGATCCAAAATTAGAATCTGTACAGAATCCTCATTCTGATATTAAAAATATTGAACTGATCTTTTCTGATGATAGCTATACTATCGTAGAAGTGACATTCAAAAATAATGAAAGTTATACACTAACGGTCGTTAATAAAGACCACGACCCACACAAACAACACGAAATAACTATTGATAATAGAACATATCAGTGGACAGGAAATTATAATTTAAAAACTAACTAA
- a CDS encoding cupin domain-containing protein has translation MSYSKIKSEVFFVTKDKPWEQAAEGITRQMIGYDVNIMMVKVNFEKGAIGYIHDHFHSQTTYVESGSFEVTIGDDKKVLNAGDGFFIPPNVPHGAVCLEAGVLIDVFSPIREDFLEISHEKK, from the coding sequence ATGAGCTACTCAAAAATCAAGAGTGAAGTATTCTTCGTAACCAAAGATAAACCGTGGGAACAAGCCGCAGAAGGTATTACTCGTCAAATGATCGGTTATGACGTGAATATAATGATGGTTAAAGTAAACTTCGAAAAAGGGGCAATTGGATACATTCATGACCACTTTCATTCTCAAACTACATATGTTGAATCTGGAAGTTTTGAAGTTACTATCGGAGATGATAAAAAAGTATTAAATGCTGGCGATGGATTCTTTATTCCACCTAATGTTCCTCACGGAGCGGTATGTTTAGAAGCAGGAGTTCTTATTGATGTATTTAGTCCAATACGCGAAGATTTTTTAGAAATTTCACACGAAAAGAAGTAA
- a CDS encoding MFS transporter, whose product MTKLKGLRWWIIVLIFLATVINYIDRTAFALLWPEMGKDLGMDNSDYALMLNFFLAAYAIGKFASGKLYDEIGTRLGFTVSIIVWSVASVFHAFARGLVSLSIFRVLLGLGEAGNWPGAVKSNGEWFPIKERAIAQGIFNAGASIGNVIAPFIIIFLYTQYGWKTTYIILGFVGILWVIPWLFINKAKPEKHPWITDEERALIIKDRIEKIDTENEVKEKGLSIGQILSHKESWGVLFCRFFIEPIWWFFVGWMPIYLGAKFGSDIEETKSIWISYLMAAAGSIIGGMFTKALMKKFSVDASRKITIALGGILILIAFVSIINFVTEENFMMFIYLAGLALFGFQFAIGNIQTISSDLFRGPSVGTLAGLAGTVAAVSPMIMNWFVGQITTSSYTPAFVAICVSVILGVLSIFLFIKKIGPVRK is encoded by the coding sequence ATGACTAAGCTAAAAGGATTGCGTTGGTGGATTATTGTGTTAATTTTCCTAGCAACGGTTATTAATTATATCGATAGAACTGCATTTGCACTTTTATGGCCTGAAATGGGTAAGGATTTAGGGATGGATAACTCCGATTATGCTCTAATGCTTAACTTCTTTCTCGCTGCATATGCCATCGGTAAATTTGCTTCAGGAAAATTGTATGATGAAATAGGTACTCGCTTAGGATTTACAGTTTCTATTATTGTTTGGTCTGTAGCCTCTGTTTTTCACGCATTTGCAAGAGGACTTGTTAGTCTTTCAATTTTTAGAGTACTACTAGGTTTAGGAGAAGCAGGAAATTGGCCAGGAGCGGTGAAAAGTAATGGTGAATGGTTCCCTATAAAAGAACGTGCAATTGCTCAAGGTATTTTTAATGCCGGTGCTTCTATAGGAAATGTAATTGCGCCATTTATTATCATATTCTTATACACGCAATATGGTTGGAAAACCACTTATATCATCTTAGGGTTTGTTGGTATATTATGGGTAATTCCTTGGTTATTTATTAATAAAGCTAAACCAGAAAAACACCCATGGATTACAGATGAAGAAAGAGCACTAATCATAAAAGATAGAATAGAAAAAATCGATACAGAAAATGAAGTAAAGGAAAAAGGTTTAAGTATTGGCCAAATATTAAGCCATAAAGAATCTTGGGGTGTTCTATTCTGTAGGTTTTTCATAGAACCAATATGGTGGTTTTTTGTAGGATGGATGCCTATTTATTTAGGTGCAAAATTTGGATCTGACATTGAGGAAACCAAAAGTATTTGGATTTCTTATTTGATGGCTGCAGCAGGAAGTATAATTGGCGGTATGTTTACAAAAGCTTTAATGAAAAAATTCTCCGTAGATGCATCGAGAAAAATTACAATTGCACTAGGAGGTATTCTAATTTTAATAGCATTTGTATCCATCATCAACTTCGTTACAGAGGAAAACTTTATGATGTTCATATATCTTGCTGGATTAGCATTATTTGGATTTCAGTTTGCTATTGGAAACATACAAACAATTTCTAGTGACTTATTTAGAGGTCCTTCTGTTGGAACACTAGCAGGATTAGCAGGAACTGTAGCGGCGGTATCGCCAATGATTATGAACTGGTTTGTCGGTCAGATAACAACAAGTTCATATACCCCAGCATTTGTAGCAATATGTGTTTCTGTAATACTTGGGGTCTTATCTATTTTCTTGTTTATCAAAAAAATTGGACCTGTAAGAAAATAA